CCTCGCGCACGCTCCGCAGCAGCTCCCCGATCCCGCCCGCACGCGTCATCACGACCCCCGCCATGTAGGTGCTGGGACTCTGATTCTGGCCCTGGGAGCGGCACCCCGGCGGCGAAACGCACCCCCTGGTGGCCCTCCTGGTTCTCATGCCCACCCGGTGCAATGAGGGAACGCCGTACGGAGGTTGAAGGACCCTCCAGACGGCGCCCCGAGGCAGCGGGCCGGGCCGTGTACCCGTTCACACCCGCCCGGCCCGCTGCCGTCCCGCTCTCACCGGATGGAGAACGCCGTGCACGCTGCCCTCGTCCGCCCCGCCCCCGAAACAGCCGCCGCCCACGCCCGCACGATCCACGCCGCGTGGCTGGCCGACCCCGAGATGCGCACCGTCCTCGACGGCTGCGCGAAGTACAGCAGCGACTGGGACGACTTCTACGGCGGCCCGCTGGTCTCCGAGTACAGCGTCGCCCGCGACGCCAAACACCTCCTGGACGGCGCGCTGAAGGTCATGGCCCTCAAGTCGGCCGTGTACGAGCTGACCGGTGACGAGCTCGCCGCCGAGCTGCCCGTCCCGGTCCCCCTCGACGTCACCACCCATGCGCTCTGCGCCCAGTTCACCGCGCTGTCGCGCGTCCAGGCCCGCACAGGGCACCTGTTCGTCCACTCGACGGTGAACGAGCACACCGTCGAGACACCGTGGCGGGCCGGGGACTACACCCATCAGGCGTACCGGCAGGCGTTCGGTCCCGTTGACGAGCGGTACTGGATCGACGCCCCCGAGGCCGAGCGCCGACGCAACATCCTGGACGCCAAGTACGCGTCCATCGGCATCACCGACCGAGGAATGACCAGCGCCGTCGCTTACCCGCCGGCGTAGCCTCCGGCTCCAGGTTCACGGGCTCCGGCGGCGGCGCGGTCCGGTCCGGCTCGACACCGAGCTTGTCCGGGTGCACACACGCCGGAGTCCCGTCAGCCGTGTACCGGTAGCCGTCCGCGGGGTTGAACGGCGCCTCGCGCGTCGGCCGGTCATAGACCACGAAACGGTCGCGCGGCAGGCGCTTCGAGGGGCAGATCCCACACGCCGGATGATCGTCGCCCTGGGCGAACGGCTCACTCATGACCGCACGATAGCGACACGGGCCGCTCCCCTCGCCCATACCGCGCGACCCTGTCACCGGTCACCGCCCCCGCGGCGGCTTCCGCCGCCACCGCTGTCTCGCCACCACCGCAGCCCGGCCGGCTCGCCCCGCTCCGGTTCACCGTCGACCGCGGCCAGGTAGGCGCTGTACGCCGCGACCCGGTCCGCCGCGTACTCCCGCTGCTCGGTCGTCATCCGCGACGTCACCCACTCCCACCGGGCCTCCAGCCACACGGTGAACCAGGCGCCGTTCTCCACCGTGTCCCCGGCATGGGCCCGCGCCGTACGGGCCTCCGCGCGGCCTTCGAGCGCCGTCACCTCCCGCCGCAGCGCCTCCTCGTACGCCGGCAGGTACGACAGGCAGGACCCGCACGACGCCGCCGCGCCGCCGAAGAGGGGCACGCTGTCGACGGACCGCCCACACAGGCCCTGGCCGACAACCCAGTCCTCGAGGCGGTCCTGCCACGAGTACAGCGCCAGGTGGACGGCCTCGGGCTCGGCAGGCAACTGGAGGTGGCCGGCCGCGACGAGATACCGACGGCGTACGTCCAGGTCCTCGCCCCCGCGGGCAAGCACTGACTGATGTCGGGTCCTACTCATGTCCCTCCCAGGACGCGATGTGACGAGTAGTTACCGGAGCCAGGCTGGTTGGGGTATCCGCCCGGGGATCCGGATACTTCGATCAAGAAACGGTCACTGCGTGTTACTTATGGGCGTCCCGTAGACCGCCGTGCAGCTCCGCCCTGGCGCCTGGCCGGGTCGGGCCGTGCGGCGGCGAGTACCGCCCGCAGGGCGTCCTCCCCTCCTCCCCCGATCAGCGGGCCGGCCACCTTGGCGAGCAACTCGACTTCCTGCCGCGCTGACTGCAGGGAGGCCAGCAGCCCGGACACCTGCCGCCGGTTCGCCTCCAGGGACCGCAGCTGGTCCCGCAGCACACCGGCCTCCTCCGCACGCAGCGGCCGGTGCTCCGCCTCGTCGACGAGGGTGAGGAGCGCGTTCAGGTACTGGCTCATGCGGCACTCTCCTGCCGGTGTTGGTGAACGTCGGATTCGGTGAGCAGGCCTGCACTGAAGGCCAGCGCCACGGCATGCGAGTGGTTGGCGGCGCCGAGCCTGGGCCGGATCCCCCACCGCCACTGATCGCGGACGGTGTGGATGCTGAGCCCGAGACGGCGGGCGGTCGCCTGGTCGGTGTATCCGTTGGCCGTCAGCCGCAGGATGTCGAGCTGCCGCGGCGACAGGTGCGGGGCACCCACAGTGGGAGGAATGGCAGCGGGTCCGCCACCAGCCGGTGACGGACCCGCCGTGCGACTCGTACGCGTCATGCCGAGCGCGCCTCCCCCAAGGCCATGAGGTGTTCGTGGATCCTCCGGTTGTGCTCGGCGTCGGCGAGCGCGTGGTGCGCACCGGCCGGCTGCTCGGGCAGCCGCGGATTCCCAGCGTCGACGATGAGCGCCTGGAGCTCGGTGAACCACTGCGGGATGAACTCCGGCATCAGGGCCCAATTGTTGTCCCAGAGCATGTGCAGCCGGCCGATGTCCTGCCCGCCGTAGTACGCGTACAGCCGGGTCTCCGACGCGTCGGTGTCCGCGAAGTACTGGGCCACCTCCTTGCGGATCGTCTCGAGGGACTTCATGTCGTTGTGCTCCCAGTCCAAGTCCTGGGCCGAGCCTTCGCCGTCGGCTCCCCGGTTCAGCGGCAGGAAGCGCACGACGTTGTTCACCATCCACGGGACGGCGAGCACTGCGGCGACGTCCATGTCGCGGTTGACCGCGTAGTACGAGCGGCCCTGGTCGTCGGTGAGGCCAATGGAGACGAGCCCGCGGTTGGTGGGGTCGGCGGGGAGGAATTCGGTGTCGAGGTAGACGCTGCGAACGGTCATGCTCAGATCTCCTTCATGGTGGTGGACGGCACGCGGGTGCGGCCGCGGTTGTAGTGCGGGACCGGGTCCACACCGGGGACGAAGCCGTAGTCGTCACCGGTCATCTCCTGGCCGTCGCGGACACGGTGGTAGCGGGTCTCGTCGGTCGGGCCGTAGGGGCCGTCGTTCTCGACGCTGACGCCGGCGGCACGCAGCTGGGAGTCGGTCATGTCCTTGAGCTGGATGTGCTTCCCAGCGGTGACGTCGTACGCCTGCGCCTGCGGTACGCCCCGGAAGGTGTCGTCGAGCTCATTGAGCAGTCCAGTGAACTGCTCCTGCCACTGGATCGGCATCGACTGCAGGAGGGCGCGGGGGACGACGAGGTAGTTGGCGTACGAGAGACCGAAGTAGGTGTGGATGTCGATGCGGTCGCGCGCCGTGGTGTCGGTGTCATGGTTGGTGGCCGGGACCAGCCCGGCAACGGGGGTGCTGGCGAGCTTGGCCTCGGCAGTGATCGCCCGGTTGTGCATCTGGTTGTAGACCGACCACAGCACGGGGCGCTCGGTGCCTTCGGCGTACCCCTGGACTTCCAGCATCAGCTCGTTGTTGACCTGATCGGCCCGGCGCAGGCTGGCCTCGTGCTTCTCGCGGAGCTGCACGATCTCGGCCTCCAGCTCGGCCACGCGCTGCTCGTCGGGGGCCGGCTGTCCGGCGGCGGTCAGCGGGCCGAAGAAGCGCTGTACGTCCCGGCGCAGCATGGGTGCCATGTCGCCAGCCGAAGGCAGCATCACCCGGTCACCGTCGTGCGTCTCGTCGGTTAGGTGCCACACCTCGGCGTCACGGTCGGTGTACTCCGGCCAGGGCAGCGGGAGGCCACTGTTCGTGGATTCGCTGATCTCGGCGACGATCTCGTCGGGGATGGTGGCTGCGCCGAGGCGGAGCGCGCGGGCCATGGGGTGCTCGGCGGCCGGCTGTCCGGCGGCCTGGCGGGCGGCGTCCCGGACCGTGGCCGCGAGCTCCTGCGCCGCGTCCTGGTCACCGCCTGCAGCGCGGGCAGCGAGGGGCAGGTCGTTCCAGACGTCGCCCAGCCACTCCATGGCCCACTCGTCGCCGCTCTTGCTGGCCCGGTCCATGTCGTCGCGGATGCGGCGGAGGGCGTCGACGAGGGGCTGCTGGAGGGCGCGGTACTCCTGGATGGAGGCCATGAGGGCGGAGATGGTCTCGGCGCGGGTGGCGGTCTGGTCGGTCATGGTCATGCTCCTGGTGGTGTGGAAGGCTGGTGGGGGGCCGCCCCGCCTAGCCCGCGGGGCGGCCGGCTTGCGTGCGGGGTCAGGCGGCGGGGTGGTCGGGGCAGTAGTCGCGGCCCTCCACATCCGTCCAGCCGTCGGCAGCGAGCGTCCGGCGGTGGTTCGCGTCCCGCTCCTCGCGGGTCGCGGACATGCCGGCGGTGATCGCGTAGCCGGTGCAGTCCTCGTGGTCGCAGGTGGTCTGGATGGTGGCGGTGCGGTTGCTGCGCATGGCTGCTCCTGTGTGTGCGGGTAGTGGAACCGGGCGGTCAGACGGCGGGGCGGAGTACGAGCCCCAGGACGATGGCCGAGGCGCCTGGGTGGGCGGAGCCCAGGTGTGCCAGCGGGCCGACGCCTTCCACTGCTGGAAGTGCGCGCGCTGGTCGGTGCCGCACCAGCGGCAGCCGTACGGGGTCGGCGGCTGACCGTCGGGGTAGACGACCGCGCCTCGGCGGAGGCCTGTGGCGGGGTCCCGGGTGACGAGGGACATGTGGTTCTCCAAGGGGCGGTTCAGGTGGTGGGGATGTCGGCGATGAGGACGGTGGCGTTGTCGGCGTACGGGTTGTCCGGGCGGGCGGCGAGCGACGTCTTGACGGCGCCGTCGGCGAACTTGCGGGCGAGGCTGCGCAGGCTGGGGCCTGTGAGCAGCGGGGCGAGGTCCTGCTCGGCGTCCTCGTACGGTTCGTAGGCGCCGTCGGAGGCGAGGAGCAGCCGGACGGGGCCGGGCGGCAGGGTGTGGGTCTCGATGGGCGGGTGTCCGAAGTGCTCAGTGCACTCGCCTTCGGTGAGGGTGCTGCCGAGGTACGAGGTGATGACGTTGCGGTTCCCGCCGCGGTGGCCGTTCTGGGGCGGCCAGACGCGGCGGAGGTTGTGGTCGCGGGTGAGGCGGATGGCGGGGCCGTCGGGGGTGAGGGTGTAGGCGCGGGAGTCGCCGCACCAGGCGAGGGAGAGGCGCGCGCCGGGCGCGGTGACGGCGACGACGGCGGCGGCCGCGGGCATCCCGTCGCGGGTGAAAGGGTCGTTCCTGTCCGGCTCGGCGGCGTAGCGCAGGTACTCGGTCCGCAGGCCGTGCTCGGCGTCGCCGGTGCGGGCGGCGGCGCGGGCGAGGCTCCGGGCGGCCGTGCGGGTCCAGTCCCGGATGGTGGGCGTGGAGCCGATGCCGTCGAGGAGTGCGTATGCGGTGGTGCCGTCGGGGGCGGTGAACACGGCGGTGGCGTCGCACTGGTGGGAGCGCAGCCCGATGTTCTGGGCGGTCGCGTACGTGGCCATGCTGTTTCTCCGCTCAGTCGAGGTCGGCGGGGGTGGGCCGCGCGCCCCGGAAGGGGGAGTACGGGGCGCGCGGCCGGGGTTGGGCGGCACTCGTCGGAAGCGGGGTCGGTGCGCGGAAGGGGGAGTCGCGCGGGCCCGCGATATCCGGGTGCCTGCCCGGGGTCCGCCCTCCCCGGGTGGGGGGAGTGGGGAGGGCGGTCGGCTCCCCGTTGCGGGCGGGGAGCCGGTCTGGGGCGGCTAGCGGACGCGGACGGTGTAGTCGCGGGCGTTGTAGCCGAAGTCGGCCCACTGGGAGGCGTGCTCGGGGGCGACGGTCTCGATCAGGTGGGTGGTGATGGTGTCGACCTGGTCGGTGGGGACGTCGCGGTGGGTGGTGACGGTGTAGCCGTTGGGCTCGATGAGGGTGACGGTGGCCATGTGGGTTCCCCTTCCATCCCTGGGCTGTTGCCCGTTGGGTCGTTGTCGGCTCCGCCAGCCTAATCCATAACCTATTGCTCGCACAATAGGTTATGAAGTTCGAGGGGAAAAGAAGGGCCCGGCCCCACCCGGGACCGGGCCACACACCAACACCCCGTCAGAACGGCGGCTCGTCCACTCCCCCGCCACCCCACGACCCGCCACCACCGGACCCAGCACCGGCGCCCCACGAACCGCCCCCCGCCCCACCGCCCGTACCCGGCGTACCCGACGTCCACGGATCCTGCACCGACTCCGCCCCCTGCTCCCGCCGCGCCGACTCGTACGCCCCACGCCCCGCGCCGGCCTTCGTCACCCTCGCCGTCGCCGACCGCAGCGACGGCCCCACCTCCTCCACCTCCAGCTCGAACACCGTCCGCTTCACACCCTCCCGGTCCTCGTACGACCGCTGCCGAAGCCGACCCACCACGAGCACCCGCATCCCCTTCTGCAAGGACTCCGCCACGTGCTCCGCCGCCTGCCGCCACACCGTGCACGGCAGGAACAGCGACTCGCCGTCCCGCCACTCGTTCGTCTGCCGGTCGAACGTCCTCGGCGTCGACGCAATCCGGAACTTCGCCACCGCCGCCCCCGCCGGCGTGAACCGCAGCTCGGGATCATCCACCAGGTTCCCGACCACCGTCATCACGGTCTCTCCAGCCATGCGTCCTGCTCCTCTCTCCTCGCCGCTCAGGCGACGTTCCCGATCTGTCCCACCGGCTGCCTCGGAACAGGCCGGCCTTCCGCGAGTGCACGCTCCTTCGCGCGCGTCCACGCCTTCTGGACGGCCGCGACAGTCATCCCGAGGCGCTCCGCGACGTCCTCGTACGGCATGCCGCGCCGGATCCCGACGTCCACGGCGAACGCGCGCTCCGGCGAAGACAGCCACACCGAGTCCCCCGGGGTCAGAGCCCGGTCCACCGCCACCACGTCAATGCCATGGCCGCGCGGCGCGGCGTTCGGCACGGCATCCCGCACCCTGCGCGCCGACCGCGACGTCGATACCGGCACGTGGTCGCCGTACTCGTCGAAGTCCACCCACCTCAGCGCGTCCAGCACAGGCCTCTCCGGGTCAGCCAGTGCGGCAACCACGACGGCCAGGGCCTCTAGCTCGTGCCGGGTGAGCCCCTGGAGCCGGGACCGGATGTCCTGCGCCGACCCCTCGTGCACGTCGACGATCAGGCCGGCGGCCTCCGGCAGCATCGCCTGCGCCATGTCGCCGCGTGCCTCCGCGCTGAGCTCGCCCATCACGCCGCCACCTCCAGCGCCGCCACCATCGACTTGTTCACGAAGGTGATGGCCTTCTCGGCGCAGGAGACGCTGACACCCAGGTACGCCGACACGTCGAACCGGTTCCCGCCCGCCTTCAGCACCCGCGCGATCTCCGGCCCGTGTGCATCCGCGACCCGCTGCCACTTCGGGGTGAGCTCACCGTCCGCCCGCAGCTGCGCCCGAGTGCCGTCCAGGTCCAGCCACCACAGCGCCAGACGCGTCGTCACCAGGTGCTGGGGAGTCGTGCCGCCGATCGCCCTGGTGATCTCGTCCAGGGTGAGGCGCTGCTCGTGAAGATGGCGCAGCTTCCTCATCCAGTCCCAGCCGATCAGCTGCCCGGCCTTCGTGACGTCGGGCCGGGCGCCGTGCAGACGCTCCTCCCACACCAGGGCGAGGCGCTGCGGGGCGGTCAGTCCGGCGGCCATGCCCCACCGGTCCTGGCTCCAGGCCTCCTCGGCCGCGGTGCCGCTCAGGCACTGCATCAGCACGGGGCAGCGAACGCACACCTGCCGGGCGGTCTTCTGCCCGTCCACGGAGCCGTCGTAGAACGCGTCCCGCCCGACGCTGGCGCAGGCAGCGCTGCCCCGCCAGGTGTCGCCAGTCCGGGCAGAAACGGCCGGTGTTATGGGACGGCGGGTGAGCGTGATCATGAGGGGTCTCCGAGGGTGTAGAGGCGGATGACGGCGCCGGGCGCGGGGAGGGCTTCGGGGTGTTCGCCGGGGTAGACCTTGCGTACGGTGAGGTCGACGATCTGGGAGTCGTCCTTGATGACGCCGGACTCGGACAGGGAGTCGAGGACGGCGCGGGCGTGGTGGTCGACGTCGGTGCTGTACCGGGTGATGGGCCAGGACCGGCGCCGCTTGGGGGCGTTGGCCGGCTTGGGCACGGTGATGGTGATCTGCGCGCCGGTGGGGATGTTGGCGTAGAGGCCGTGGGCGTCCTTGGCGGTGCGGCAGATCACGCAGGTGCCGGTGCGGCGGGGGTCGAGGTACCCGTGGACGCCGGTCTTCTTGCGGACGGCTGTGATGATGGCGGCCCGCCAGGGCTTGAGGGTCTTCTCGTTGGTGTGGCGGGCTCCGCGGCCCTTGCCGAGGAAGGAGATCTGTCCTTGTCCGGCGGGCGTGCCCTGGACGGTGATGACGACGGCCTGGTGCCAGGTGTCGGTGGGGGTGGTCACGTGGCGTCCGCCTTCCTGGCGGCAGCGCGCTCGTCGTAGTCGGCGATCCACTGGTCGGGGTCGTGGCCGAGGGCCTGGGCGGTGCGGTAGGCGGGGCCGCCGATGTCGCCGACGGTGAAGATGCTGTCGAGGTGGTCGGCGAGGCTGTTGGCGATGTCGGGGGCGTGTCGGCGGAGCATCTCCATGGCCATGGCGGCGATAAGGCCGTTGATGGCGCTGTGGCTGTGGGCGCCGTGGGGCCAGGTGATGAGGAGGCGGTAGCGGTCGGGGGTGCTGACGCTGGTGTTGTGGTTGCCTCGGTTGTTCGGACGGGGTCCTCGGCGTCGGGCCATCACGCACCGACCGGGTAGTCGTCGTGGATGCGGCCGTCGAGGTCGCGGCCGGCGGCCTTCTTGCCGGCGCGCTTCATCTCGACGCGGTGTCCGAGGTCGTCGACGGGGTCGCCGAAGGCGATGTTGCCCTTCTCGCGGGGGCCGCCGATGACGAGGTAGCCGGTGGGCGCGTAGTCGCCCCACTGCTTGAACAGGAACGGGACGTGGGCGGCGGCGCACTGGTCGCGGAGGGTGCGGAACCAGTCGGGGTGCGCGGGGCGGGCGCCGTGCCCGGACTCGCCCCCGGCGACGACCCAGTCGACGCCGGGGCGGGAGGCGGGGTGGCAGGAGCAGGAGCAGCGGCCCCAGACGTGCCTGTCGTGGTAGTCGACGGGGCCGAGCGGGGCGCAGCGGACGCAGGCGGGGAGCTGGGGGCGCTTGAGCCACGGGTGGAGGTCGACGGGGCCGAGGAGGGGTTCGGCGGAGATCCAGCGGACGGCGGCGGGGGTGCCGAGGAGGACGGGGACGCGGATGTCCGCCCACTGCTGGTTCTCGACAGACACGCCGAGCCACAGGTTGGGCAGGGGCCAGGCCCAGTCGGCGTCGGGGAGACCCTTGCCGCGGGCGAGCGTACACACCTGGGCGGTGAAGTTCGGGTCGGTGAACAGGGACCGCATGCGGGCGTGCCGCTTGGTGAGGAGCTGGAAGGTGTGGCGGCGGGCGGCGGCCATGACGGCAACGATGTTCGCGATCCAGGCCTCGTCGACGTCCTGGTGGAACAGGTCCGACATGGAGTTGACGAAGACCTTCGCCGGGCGCCGCCAGGAGAGCGGGGCGTTGACCTTCTCGTCGCGGATGCGGACGTCGAATCCGTGGGGGAAAGCGGCGGTGCCGCGGAAGCGCTCGGCGATGGTCTTGGCGTAGCAGTGGTCGCAGCCGGCCGAGATCTGGGTGCAGCCCGTCGTCGGGTTCCAGGTGCGGTCGGTCCACTCGATGGTGGTGGTGTCAGCCATGGGAGTGCTCCTGGGCGTGGTCGGCGCGGAGGGTGGTGACGTCGAGGGGCTGGGTGTCCGCGCCGGGGCCGTGGGGGAAGGCGTCGGCGAGGGGCCGGACGGCGGGCGTCGGCTCGGGCCGTGTGGGCGGCCGGTGGGCCGAGGTGCAGGCGGCGGCGTCGGCCTGGGCGTTGCGGAGGTCGGCGAGGGTGGCGACGGGGTGCGGGTGCCGTACGCCGGCCGCGCAGGGGGTGAGTGCGGTGAGGGGGGTGCCGGGGCTGTAGGCGAGGGCGGCGCCGGTGGGGAGGATCTGGAGGAGGGAGCCGTCGGCCTGCTGCTCCCAGCCGGTGATGGTGAGGCGGGTGACTCCGGCGCGGAGGGCGGCGGTGTACGCGGCCGTCTGCGCCTCGGTGATGAACGGCCGGTGGTCGGCGGCGGGGTGGGGGCGGACGGGTATCGGCGCGGGGGCGGCGTGGGTGCTGGTGGTCACGGCTGGTCTCCGTCCGGAGGGTCCTGGGGCGGGAGAGTGCGGGTGCCGAGGCCGTGCTGGGAGAGCGCGACCAGGGCGGCGGCGATGAGGCCGAGGACGATGGCGATGGCGGCGGGCCCGGTCACGAGCGCTCCGCGTGGCGGGTACGCCGGATCCGGATGTCGTCCTGCTCTCCGCCGAGGAGCCAGTGGGCGACCTTGACGCGGTCCTCGCGGTCGAAGAGCAGCGCCACGGGCTGTGCGTTGTCAGCGATGGCGCCGATGGTGAGGACCGGGTCCTCCTCGGGCGCGGGCTCCATGGCGATGTCGAAGCGGGACACGATGAGCGGTTCGGGACCGGTCGCGTGGGGTTCGATCGGGCCGGCGTCGATGTCGATGCCCCGCTCGCGGAACCAGCGGCAGAGGGTGTCGACGGCGTCGACGGCATTCCATGTCCCGTCCTCCTCCTCGTCGGCCTGGATGAGGTTGAACAGGGTGACGATCGCTTCGCCTTCGGGCGTGGTCGGGTCGATGCGCAGGTTGTGCGCCATGGCTGTGTCCTCGGGGCGTGGGCTACTGGGGGCGGGGGCGCTCGGTGTGGGCGTTCTCGGTCTCGACGGCGACGTGACCCTGCTCCTCGCGGCGGATCTCCAAGACGCGGTCGGCGTAGCCGAGGGCGTAGCCGGTGGAGGGGTGGAGGTCGGCGATGACGGCGGCGCGGTGGGCGAGTTCGGTGAGGGTGGCGCCCTGGGCGTGCTCGTCGTAGGCGTCGGCGCGGCCGGCGTAGAGGTCGGGGTCGTGGCCGCCGGTGATGCTCGTGGTGAGGGTCATGAGGCTCATGGCGGAACTCCGTTCTGGGCGGGCGCCGGGGGCGGGGGCGGGCGGGCCCCCGGCGTGCGGTGGACGGGTGGTCAGGCGGCGGGGCGCAGGTCGGGGATGTCGGTGCACGCGTCAGCGGTCTGCGCGGCCCGGCC
The Streptomyces showdoensis genome window above contains:
- a CDS encoding response regulator transcription factor, giving the protein MGAPHLSPRQLDILRLTANGYTDQATARRLGLSIHTVRDQWRWGIRPRLGAANHSHAVALAFSAGLLTESDVHQHRQESAA
- a CDS encoding sigma-70 region 4 domain-containing protein; protein product: MGELSAEARGDMAQAMLPEAAGLIVDVHEGSAQDIRSRLQGLTRHELEALAVVVAALADPERPVLDALRWVDFDEYGDHVPVSTSRSARRVRDAVPNAAPRGHGIDVVAVDRALTPGDSVWLSSPERAFAVDVGIRRGMPYEDVAERLGMTVAAVQKAWTRAKERALAEGRPVPRQPVGQIGNVA
- a CDS encoding PP2C family protein-serine/threonine phosphatase is translated as MATYATAQNIGLRSHQCDATAVFTAPDGTTAYALLDGIGSTPTIRDWTRTAARSLARAAARTGDAEHGLRTEYLRYAAEPDRNDPFTRDGMPAAAAVVAVTAPGARLSLAWCGDSRAYTLTPDGPAIRLTRDHNLRRVWPPQNGHRGGNRNVITSYLGSTLTEGECTEHFGHPPIETHTLPPGPVRLLLASDGAYEPYEDAEQDLAPLLTGPSLRSLARKFADGAVKTSLAARPDNPYADNATVLIADIPTT
- a CDS encoding single-stranded DNA-binding protein is translated as MAGETVMTVVGNLVDDPELRFTPAGAAVAKFRIASTPRTFDRQTNEWRDGESLFLPCTVWRQAAEHVAESLQKGMRVLVVGRLRQRSYEDREGVKRTVFELEVEEVGPSLRSATARVTKAGAGRGAYESARREQGAESVQDPWTSGTPGTGGGAGGGSWGAGAGSGGGGSWGGGGVDEPPF
- a CDS encoding DUF5131 family protein: MADTTTIEWTDRTWNPTTGCTQISAGCDHCYAKTIAERFRGTAAFPHGFDVRIRDEKVNAPLSWRRPAKVFVNSMSDLFHQDVDEAWIANIVAVMAAARRHTFQLLTKRHARMRSLFTDPNFTAQVCTLARGKGLPDADWAWPLPNLWLGVSVENQQWADIRVPVLLGTPAAVRWISAEPLLGPVDLHPWLKRPQLPACVRCAPLGPVDYHDRHVWGRCSCSCHPASRPGVDWVVAGGESGHGARPAHPDWFRTLRDQCAAAHVPFLFKQWGDYAPTGYLVIGGPREKGNIAFGDPVDDLGHRVEMKRAGKKAAGRDLDGRIHDDYPVGA
- a CDS encoding 3'-5' exoribonuclease, which encodes MTVRSVYLDTEFLPADPTNRGLVSIGLTDDQGRSYYAVNRDMDVAAVLAVPWMVNNVVRFLPLNRGADGEGSAQDLDWEHNDMKSLETIRKEVAQYFADTDASETRLYAYYGGQDIGRLHMLWDNNWALMPEFIPQWFTELQALIVDAGNPRLPEQPAGAHHALADAEHNRRIHEHLMALGEARSA
- a CDS encoding WhiB family transcriptional regulator yields the protein MITLTRRPITPAVSARTGDTWRGSAACASVGRDAFYDGSVDGQKTARQVCVRCPVLMQCLSGTAAEEAWSQDRWGMAAGLTAPQRLALVWEERLHGARPDVTKAGQLIGWDWMRKLRHLHEQRLTLDEITRAIGGTTPQHLVTTRLALWWLDLDGTRAQLRADGELTPKWQRVADAHGPEIARVLKAGGNRFDVSAYLGVSVSCAEKAITFVNKSMVAALEVAA
- a CDS encoding RusA family crossover junction endodeoxyribonuclease; amino-acid sequence: MTTPTDTWHQAVVITVQGTPAGQGQISFLGKGRGARHTNEKTLKPWRAAIITAVRKKTGVHGYLDPRRTGTCVICRTAKDAHGLYANIPTGAQITITVPKPANAPKRRRSWPITRYSTDVDHHARAVLDSLSESGVIKDDSQIVDLTVRKVYPGEHPEALPAPGAVIRLYTLGDPS